A region from the Manihot esculenta cultivar AM560-2 chromosome 13, M.esculenta_v8, whole genome shotgun sequence genome encodes:
- the LOC110629438 gene encoding haloacid dehalogenase-like hydrolase domain-containing protein At4g39970, translating into MASMLSSHSNLSLSSSPPLIPHSRNLSFLSKPSALCFRTRNRRLRSLSVFASSASLEALIFDCDGVILESEHLHRQAYNDAFAHFNVRCSSQPLNWDLEFYDQLQNLIGGGKPKMRWYFKEHGWPSSTIFETPPEDDESRSKLIDTLQDWKTERYKEIIKSGTVQPRPGVLRLMDEAKAAGKKLAVCSAATKSSVILCLENLIGIERFQGLDCFLAGDDVKEKKPDPSIYLTALKRLGVSEKDCLVVEDSVIGLQAATRAGMSCVITYTPSTADQDFKDAIAIYPDLSNVRLNDLELLLQNVVAAS; encoded by the exons ATGGCGTCTATGCTCTCCTCTCACTCTAATCTCTCTttatcttcttctcctcctctaaTTCCTCACTCTCGCAACCTCAGCTTCCTCTCTAAACCCTCTGCTCTCTGTTTCAGAACCCGAAACCGAAGGCTGCGATCTCTATCTGTCTTCGCTTCTTCCGCCTCTCTTGAAGCTCTAATCTTCGATTGCGATGGAGTCATTTTGGAATCAGAGCACCTCCACCGCCAAGCTTACAATGATGCTTTTGCTCATTTTAATGTCCGTTGCTCTTCTCAGCCTCTCAATTGGGATCTCGAGTTCTACGATCAGCTCCAGAATCTCATTGGTGGCGGCAAACCCAAAATGAGATG GTACTTTAAGGAGCATGGTTGGCCTTCTTCCACTATCTTCGAGACGCCTCCGGAGGATGATGAGAGCCGCTCCAAGTTAATCGATACTCTTCAG GACTGGAAAACTGAAAGGTACAAAGAAATAATCAAATCTGGAACT GTGCAACCTCGACCTGGAGTCTTGCGATTGATGGATGAGGCCAAGGCTGCT GGAAAAAAGTTAGCTGTTTGCTCTGCTGCAACTAAAAGTTCAGTCATACTCTGCCTTGAGAACCTTATAGGAATT GAGCGTTTTCAAGGTCTTGACTGCTTCCTTGCAG GTGATGATGTGAAGGAAAAGAAGCCTGATCCATCTATTTATCTGACTGCCCTTAAG AGGCTAGGTGTGTCCGAGAAAGATTGTTTAGTGGTGGAGGATAGTGTCATTGGTCTACAG GCAGCAACAAGAGCTGGGATGTCATGTGTGATTACATATACACCTTCAACGGCTGACCAG GATTTTAAAGATGCCATTGCAATTTACCCTGACCTAAGTAATGTGAG ATTAAATGACTTAGAGTTACTGCTTCAAAATGTTGTCGCTGCCAGCTAG
- the LOC110629157 gene encoding cyanate hydratase, which produces MSNMTSPSKMVEAKIEITNRLMAVKRRSCKSYTQIAAETGLTNVYVAQLLRRQAQLKPDTGPRLRAALPELTDDLLQEMTKPPLRSYDPNLIQEPTVYRLNEAVMHFGESIKEIINEEFGDGIMSAIDFYCSVDKVKGVDGKERVVVTFDGKYLPYTEQKLEHMVSRRRQNEVDQS; this is translated from the exons ATGTCGAACATGACGAGTCCTTCTAAAATGGTAGAGGCCAAAATCGAGATAACCAACCGCCTAATGGCTGTCAAAAGGAGATCCTGCAAGTCCTACACTCAGATTGCTGCGGAGACTGGCCTCACCAACGTCTACGTTGCTCAGTTACTGAGACGCCAGGCTCAACTCAAGCCCGATACTGGCCCAAGGCTACGAGCTGCGCTGCCTGAACTCACCGATGATCTGCTTCAGGAGATGACTAAACCACCCCTGAGGTCCTATGACCCTAACTTGATCCAAGAACCAACCGTTTACAG GTTGAATGAAGCTGTTATGCATTTTGGTGAAAGTATAAAGGAAATTATCAATGAGGAGTTTGGTGATGGCAT CATGTCAGCCATAGACTTCTACTGCTCTGTTGATAAAGTGAAAGGGGTGGATGGAAAAGAACGTGTTGTTGTGACATTTGATGGGAAGTATTTGCCATATACTGAGCAG AAGTTAGAGCACATGGTTTCAAGACGAAGGCAAAATGAAGTTGATCAATCCTGA
- the LOC110630279 gene encoding uncharacterized protein LOC110630279, producing MLSLYSFSLSLPQLSLISNNNPTPLRSLRLPHGETHFSKKTISCTVHAVEKDSQQFEIDPDKAREALKKLDQQLQDLSKKQVTPPKLKASEMKITRDQTTEEVPVPEISGSFLGFFTAALFLFTIFYNILYITVIEPSIERAEWTPTTDLETQIS from the exons ATGCTTTCTCTTTACAGTTTCTCACTCTCACTTCCACAGCTTTCTTTAATCTCCAATAACAACCCCACGCCTCTCCGTTCTCTCCGGTTACCACATGGAGAAACTCATTTTTCCAAGAAAACAATTTCTTGCACTGTTCATGCAGTAGAGAAAGATTCACAGCAGTTTGAGATAGACCCAGATAAGGCCAGGGAAGCCCTTAAGAAACTTGACCAGCAGCTCCAAGATCTCTCCAAGAAACAAGTCACCCCTCCAAAATTAAAag CTTCAGAAATGAAAATAACAAGAGATCAAACTACAGAAGAAGTGCCTGTGCCGGAGATTTCAGGGTCTTTCCTAGGATTTTTTACTGCAGCTCTCTTtctttttacaattttttataatattctatACATTACAGTGATTGAACCTTCCATAGAAAGAGCAGAATGGACTCCTACTACTGATCTGGAAACTCAAATCTCCTGA